One Ananas comosus cultivar F153 linkage group 1, ASM154086v1, whole genome shotgun sequence DNA window includes the following coding sequences:
- the LOC109720499 gene encoding uncharacterized protein LOC109720499 isoform X3, with product MKEASSASSSSLASEIPLSQKVIKVISNVCFSFFVLSVLVVTVIAVTYQPPDPWLQSSSALTSSLSSVLPNSTFHTDDSLLPTGEDLLLSSPSPSNSSSSTYQPPDPWLQSSSALTSSLSSAPLNCSDPRVLAAIRSFNARAFFRGSIVFLSYDAPVAGPHPGECDAAWRFRNRKEKSWRRYRDYRRSFEVVYVGKFRSGTNAAAAAVASPRSRAARPKTPQISADADINDTIPTVGSESQFKKGKYLYYTRGGDHCKGMNQFVWSFLCGLGEAQFLNRTFVMDLSICLSGAHTPSGKDEDGKDFRFYFDFEHLKESASVVEEGEFLRDWRRWDRAGAKKNGRISVRKVPTYKVAPMQLKKDKSTIIWRQFGGPEPENYWYRVCEGRAAKYIQRPWHAIWKSKRLMNIVTEIAGKMDWDYDAVHVIRGWKAQDKKLWPNLDADTSPEALAAKLTKVLRPMRNLYIATNEPFYNYFDRLRSHFKVHLLDDYKEMWGNTSEWYNETMALNGGRPVDFDGYMRVAVDTEVLYRAKTQVETFNNLTRDCKDGINTC from the exons ATGAAGGAGGCATCCTCTGCATCATCGTCATCCTTGGCGTCGGAGATCCCTCTGAGCCAGAAGGTGATAAAAGTGATCAGCAACGTGTGCTTCTCCTTCTTCGTGCTCTCCGTGCTGGTGGTGACTGTCATCGCCGTCACCTACCAGCCCCCCGACCCCTGGCTGCAGTCCTCCTCCGCCCtcacctcctccctctcctcggTCCTCCCCAACTCCACCTTCCACACCGACGACTCCCTCCTCCCCACCGGCGAggacctcctcctctcctccccctccccctccaactcctcctcctc CACCTACCAGCCCCCCGACCCCTGGCTGCAGTCCTCCTCCGCCCtcacctcctccctctcctccgccCCGCTCAACTGCTCCGACCCCCGCGTCCTCGCCGCCATCCGCAGCTTCAACGCCCGCGCCTTCTTCCGCGGCTCCATCGTCTTCCTCAGCTACGACGCCCCCGTCGCCGGCCCCCACCCCGGCGAGTGCGACGCCGCCTGGCGCTTCCGCAACCGCAAGGAGAAGTCCTGGCGCCGCTACCGCGACTACCGCCGCTCCTTCGAGGTCGTCTACGTCGGCAAATTCCGCTCCGGCACcaatgccgccgccgccgccgtcgcatcCCCCCGATCCCGCGCCGCCCGCCCCAAAACCCCGCAGATCTCCGCGGACGCCGACATCAACGACACGATCCCCACCGTCGGATCCGAATCCCAGTTCAAGAAGGGGAAGTATCTCTACTACACCCGCGGCGGCGACCACTGCAAGGGGATGAACCAGTTCGTCTGGAGCTTCCTCTGCGGCCTCGGCGAGGCGCAGTTCCTGAACCGGACCTTCGTCATGGATCTCAGCATCTGCTTGTCGGGGGCGCACACTCCCAGCGGGAAGGACGAGGACGGCAAGGATTTCAGATTCTACTTCGATTTCGAGCATCTCAAGGAGTCCGCGTCggtggtggaggagggcgagTTCTTGCGCGATTGGCGGCGGTGGGATCGCGCCGGTGCCAAGAAGAATGGCCGGATCTCCGTTCGCAAGGTGCCGACGTATAAGGTCGCCCCGATGCAGCTCAAGAAGGACAAGAGCACCATAATCTGGCGGCAGTTCGGGGGGCCCGAGCCCGAGAATTACTGGTACAGGGTTTGCGAGGGGAGGGCGGCCAAGTATATTCAGCGGCCGTGGCACGCCATCTGGAAGTCGAAGCGGCTGATGAACATCGTCACGGAGATCGCCGGAAAGATGGATTGGGACTACGACGCCGTCCATGTGATCAGAGGCTGGAAGGCCCAGGACAAGAAGCTCTGGCCCAATTTGGATGCTGATACGTCGCCTGAGGCGCTCGCAGCGAAGCTCACCAAAGTGCTCCGCCCCATGCGGAATCTGTATATCGCCACGAACGAGCCGTTCTATAACTACTTTGATAGGTTGAGGTCGCATTTCAAGGTGCATCTGCTCGACGATTATAAGGAGATGTGGGGGAACACGAGCGAGTGGTATAATGAAACGATGGCACTGAACGGCGGCCGGCCCGTGGACTTTGACGGGTATATGAGAGTGGCGGTGGATACGGAAGTGCTCTATCGGGCGAAGACTCAGGTGGAGACGTTCAATAACTTGACGAGGGACTGCAAAGATGGGATCAACACGTGCTGA
- the LOC109720499 gene encoding uncharacterized protein LOC109720499 isoform X2, translating to MKEASSASSSSLASEIPLSQKVIKVISNVCFSFFVLSVLVVTVIAVTYQPPDPWLQSSSALTSSLSSAPLNCSDPRVLAAIRSFNARAFFRGSIVFLSYDAPVAGPHPGECDAAWRFRNRKEKSWRRYRDYRRSFEVVYVGKFRSGTNAAAAAVASPRSRAARPKTPQISADADINDTIPTVGSESQFKKGKYLYYTRGGDHCKGMNQFVWSFLCGLGEAQFLNRTFVMDLSICLSGAHTPSGKDEDGKDFRFYFDFEHLKESASVVEEGEFLRDWRRWDRAGAKKNGRISVRKVPTYKVAPMQLKKDKSTIIWRQFGGPEPENYWYRVCEGRAAKYIQRPWHAIWKSKRLMNIVTEIAGKMDWDYDAVHVIRGWKAQDKKLWPNLDADTSPEALAAKLTKVLRPMRNLYIATNEPFYNYFDRLRSHFKVHLLDDYKEMWGNTSEWYNETMALNGGRPVDFDGYMRVAVDTEVLYRAKTQVETFNNLTRDCKDGINTC from the exons ATGAAGGAGGCATCCTCTGCATCATCGTCATCCTTGGCGTCGGAGATCCCTCTGAGCCAGAAGGTGATAAAAGTGATCAGCAACGTGTGCTTCTCCTTCTTCGTGCTCTCCGTGCTG GTGGTGACCGTCATCGCCGTCACCTACCAGCCCCCCGACCCCTGGCTGCAGTCCTCCTCCGCCCtcacctcctccctctcctccgccCCGCTCAACTGCTCCGACCCCCGCGTCCTCGCCGCCATCCGCAGCTTCAACGCCCGCGCCTTCTTCCGCGGCTCCATCGTCTTCCTCAGCTACGACGCCCCCGTCGCCGGCCCCCACCCCGGCGAGTGCGACGCCGCCTGGCGCTTCCGCAACCGCAAGGAGAAGTCCTGGCGCCGCTACCGCGACTACCGCCGCTCCTTCGAGGTCGTCTACGTCGGCAAATTCCGCTCCGGCACcaatgccgccgccgccgccgtcgcatcCCCCCGATCCCGCGCCGCCCGCCCCAAAACCCCGCAGATCTCCGCGGACGCCGACATCAACGACACGATCCCCACCGTCGGATCCGAATCCCAGTTCAAGAAGGGGAAGTATCTCTACTACACCCGCGGCGGCGACCACTGCAAGGGGATGAACCAGTTCGTCTGGAGCTTCCTCTGCGGCCTCGGCGAGGCGCAGTTCCTGAACCGGACCTTCGTCATGGATCTCAGCATCTGCTTGTCGGGGGCGCACACTCCCAGCGGGAAGGACGAGGACGGCAAGGATTTCAGATTCTACTTCGATTTCGAGCATCTCAAGGAGTCCGCGTCggtggtggaggagggcgagTTCTTGCGCGATTGGCGGCGGTGGGATCGCGCCGGTGCCAAGAAGAATGGCCGGATCTCCGTTCGCAAGGTGCCGACGTATAAGGTCGCCCCGATGCAGCTCAAGAAGGACAAGAGCACCATAATCTGGCGGCAGTTCGGGGGGCCCGAGCCCGAGAATTACTGGTACAGGGTTTGCGAGGGGAGGGCGGCCAAGTATATTCAGCGGCCGTGGCACGCCATCTGGAAGTCGAAGCGGCTGATGAACATCGTCACGGAGATCGCCGGAAAGATGGATTGGGACTACGACGCCGTCCATGTGATCAGAGGCTGGAAGGCCCAGGACAAGAAGCTCTGGCCCAATTTGGATGCTGATACGTCGCCTGAGGCGCTCGCAGCGAAGCTCACCAAAGTGCTCCGCCCCATGCGGAATCTGTATATCGCCACGAACGAGCCGTTCTATAACTACTTTGATAGGTTGAGGTCGCATTTCAAGGTGCATCTGCTCGACGATTATAAGGAGATGTGGGGGAACACGAGCGAGTGGTATAATGAAACGATGGCACTGAACGGCGGCCGGCCCGTGGACTTTGACGGGTATATGAGAGTGGCGGTGGATACGGAAGTGCTCTATCGGGCGAAGACTCAGGTGGAGACGTTCAATAACTTGACGAGGGACTGCAAAGATGGGATCAACACGTGCTGA
- the LOC109720499 gene encoding uncharacterized protein LOC109720499 isoform X1 — protein sequence MKEASSASSSSLASEIPLSQKVIKVISNVCFSFFVLSVLVVTVIAVTYQPPDPWLQSSSALTSSLSSAPLNCSDPRVLAAIRSFNARAFFRGSIVFLSYDAPVAGPHPGECDAAWRFRNRKEKSWRRYRDYRRSFEVVYVGKFRSGTNAAAAAVASPRSRAARPKTPQISADADINDTIPTVGSESQFKKGKYLYYTRGGDHCKGMNQFVWSFLCGLGEAQFLNRTFVMDLSICLSGAHTPSGKDEDGKDFRFYFDFEHLKESASVVEEGEFLRDWRRWDRAGAKKNGRISVRKVPTYKVAPMQLKKDKSTIIWRQFGGPEPENYWYRVCEGRAAKYIQRPWHAIWKSKRLMNIVTEIAGKMDWDYDAVHVIRGWKAQDKKLWPNLDADTSPEALAAKLTKVLRPMRNLYIATNEPFYNYFDRLRSHFKVHLLDDYKEMWGNTSEWYNETMALNGGRPVDFDGYMRVAVDTEVLYRAKTQVETFNNLTRDCKDGINTC from the exons ATGAAGGAGGCATCCTCTGCATCATCGTCATCCTTGGCGTCGGAG ATCCCTCTGAGCCAGAAGGTGATAAAAGTGATCAGCAACGTGTGCTTCTCCTTCTTCGTGCTCTCCGTGCTGGTGGTGACCGTCATCGCCGTCACCTACCAGCCCCCCGACCCCTGGCTGCAGTCCTCCTCCGCCCtcacctcctccctctcctccgccCCGCTCAACTGCTCCGACCCCCGCGTCCTCGCCGCCATCCGCAGCTTCAACGCCCGCGCCTTCTTCCGCGGCTCCATCGTCTTCCTCAGCTACGACGCCCCCGTCGCCGGCCCCCACCCCGGCGAGTGCGACGCCGCCTGGCGCTTCCGCAACCGCAAGGAGAAGTCCTGGCGCCGCTACCGCGACTACCGCCGCTCCTTCGAGGTCGTCTACGTCGGCAAATTCCGCTCCGGCACcaatgccgccgccgccgccgtcgcatcCCCCCGATCCCGCGCCGCCCGCCCCAAAACCCCGCAGATCTCCGCGGACGCCGACATCAACGACACGATCCCCACCGTCGGATCCGAATCCCAGTTCAAGAAGGGGAAGTATCTCTACTACACCCGCGGCGGCGACCACTGCAAGGGGATGAACCAGTTCGTCTGGAGCTTCCTCTGCGGCCTCGGCGAGGCGCAGTTCCTGAACCGGACCTTCGTCATGGATCTCAGCATCTGCTTGTCGGGGGCGCACACTCCCAGCGGGAAGGACGAGGACGGCAAGGATTTCAGATTCTACTTCGATTTCGAGCATCTCAAGGAGTCCGCGTCggtggtggaggagggcgagTTCTTGCGCGATTGGCGGCGGTGGGATCGCGCCGGTGCCAAGAAGAATGGCCGGATCTCCGTTCGCAAGGTGCCGACGTATAAGGTCGCCCCGATGCAGCTCAAGAAGGACAAGAGCACCATAATCTGGCGGCAGTTCGGGGGGCCCGAGCCCGAGAATTACTGGTACAGGGTTTGCGAGGGGAGGGCGGCCAAGTATATTCAGCGGCCGTGGCACGCCATCTGGAAGTCGAAGCGGCTGATGAACATCGTCACGGAGATCGCCGGAAAGATGGATTGGGACTACGACGCCGTCCATGTGATCAGAGGCTGGAAGGCCCAGGACAAGAAGCTCTGGCCCAATTTGGATGCTGATACGTCGCCTGAGGCGCTCGCAGCGAAGCTCACCAAAGTGCTCCGCCCCATGCGGAATCTGTATATCGCCACGAACGAGCCGTTCTATAACTACTTTGATAGGTTGAGGTCGCATTTCAAGGTGCATCTGCTCGACGATTATAAGGAGATGTGGGGGAACACGAGCGAGTGGTATAATGAAACGATGGCACTGAACGGCGGCCGGCCCGTGGACTTTGACGGGTATATGAGAGTGGCGGTGGATACGGAAGTGCTCTATCGGGCGAAGACTCAGGTGGAGACGTTCAATAACTTGACGAGGGACTGCAAAGATGGGATCAACACGTGCTGA
- the LOC109720491 gene encoding DEAD-box ATP-dependent RNA helicase 36 → MLLQTLLFLCFPMEEPAISPERPFRLFSSTKCKPKPLPPPPPPPPPQTLNPNLPTPPPNPTPLIDADHGDSDPDPEPSAAAGGGAVSFSGLGLAEWAVATCRELGIRRPTPVQLRCIPRILAGDDVLGIAQTGSGKTAAFALPILHRLAEDPFGVFALVLTPTRELASQLAEQFRALGSPLNLRCMVAIGGFDSIGQARGLARRPHVVIATPGRIRTLLEDDPDIAAVFSRTKFLVLDEADRVLDVNFEEELRVIFQYLPKNRQTLLFSATMTDNLRSLLEISANKSYFFEEYEGFKTVESLKQQYLHIPPDGKELYLFHILSKMEDKGIRSAIVFVSTCRTCQFLGLLLEELDQDAVALHSHKSQSLRLASLQQFRSGRVRILLATDVASRGLDIPTVDLVINYDVPRYPQDYVHRVGRTARAGRGGQSISFVTERDVDLVHEIEDVTGKQLEAHECEEKKVLEDITKVFKARRVAKMKMLDEGFEERVQTRKEQKLKTLADKGLLKKRKRKA, encoded by the exons ATGCTCCTCCAAACCCTACTCTTTCTCTGTTTTCCAATGGAGGAACCGGCGATCTCACCGGAGAGACCCTTCCGGCTCTTCTCCTCCACCAAATGCAAACCCAaaccccttcctcctcctcctcctcctcctcctcctcaaaccctaaaccctaaccttcCTACACCACCCCCCAATCCCACCCCCTTGATCGACGCCGACCACGGCGACTCTGATCCCGATCCCgaaccctccgccgccgcgggggGCGGCGCCGTCTCCTTCTCCGGCCTCGGCCTCGCCGAGTGGGCCGTCGCTACATGCCGCGAGCTCGGGATCCGGCGCCCCACCCCGGTCCAGCTCCGCTGCATCCCCCGcatcctcgccggcgacgacgtCCTCGGCATCGCCCAAACGGGGAGCGGCAAAACCGCGGCGTTCGCCCTCCCCATCCTCCACCGCCTCGCCGAGGACCCCTTCGGCGTCTTCGCCCTCGTCCTCACCCCCACGCGCGAGctcgcgagccagctcgctGAGCAGTTCCGGGCCCTGGGCTCGCCGCTCAACCTGCGCTGCATGGTCGCCATCGGAGGGTTCGACTCCATCGGCCAGGCGCGGGGCCTGGCGAGGCGGCCGCACGTCGTGATTGCGACACCCGGGAGAATCAGGACGCTTCTTGAGGACGATCCCGATATTGCTGCTGTTTTTTCCAGGACCAAG TTCCTAGTGTTGGATGAAGCAGATAGAGTTTTGGATGTCAATTTTGAGGAGGAGCTTCGGGTGATATTTCAATATTTACCCAAAAATCGGCAAACTTTATTGTTTTCAGCAACAATGACGGATAATCTGCGGTCATTGCTTGAGATTTCCGCAAACAAGTCTTACTTCTTTGAAGAATATGAAGGGTTTAAGACAGTTGAATCTTTAAAACAACAGTACCTTCATATCCCTCCAGATGGAAAGGAGCTTTATCTTTTCCATATTTTGTCGAAAATGGAGGACAAGGGCATCCGTTCTGCCATAGTATTCGTTTCTACTTGCAG GACTTGTCAATTTCTAGGTTTGTTATTGGAAGAACTTGATCAAGATGCAGTTGCTCTGCACTCTCATAAGTCTCAGTCTTTAAGACTTGCCTCGCTTCAGCAATTTAGGTCTGGTCGGGTTCGTATTTTGCTTGCTACTGATGTAGCCAGCCGTGGCTTGGATATTCCAACGGTTGACCTTGTAATCAACTATGATGTTCCAAG GTATCCACAGGACTATGTCCATCGTGTGGGACGTACTGCAAGGGCTGGCAGAGGGGGACAGTCTATAAGCTTTGTTACTGAG AGGGATGTAGATCTTGTTCATGAGATAGAGGATGTTACTGGAAAGCAATTGGAAGCGCATGAATGCGAGGAGAAAAAGGTTCTTGAAGATATTACCAAG GTGTTCAAGGCCAGACGAGTTGCGAAAATGAAGATGTTAGATGAGGGGTTTGAAGAACGAGTACAGACAAGGAAAGAGCAGAAGCTAAAGACTTTAGCGGATAAAGGCTTGTTGAAGAAGCGGAAACGAAAGGCTTAA
- the LOC109720516 gene encoding serine/arginine-rich SC35-like splicing factor SCL30A, with the protein MRERSYSYSPSPPRGYGRRGRSPSPRGRYYGGRGRDLPTSLLVRNLRRDCRAEDLRRPFGQFGRLKDIYLPRDYYTGEPRGFGFIQFYEPEDAAEAKYQMDGQILLGRELTVVFAEENRKKPSEMRARERTTRGRTHDYRRSRSPRYSRSRSPRRSRSPPKARSRSHSRSYHSPSPRRKHQSRSVSPRERKYQQERSDSRSPVDSRSRSRSLADDYPTSKPSHRERSLSVSQ; encoded by the exons ATGAGGGAAAGAAGCTACAGCTATAGTCCCTCGCCCCCAAGGGGTTATGGGAGAAGAGGGCGGAGCCCAAGCCCTAGAGGTAGATACTATGGAGGTCGTGGTAGAGATCTTCCAACCAGTCTGTTGGTTAGAAATCTTCGTCGAGACTGCAG AGCTGAGGATCTCCGTAGGCCTTTTGGGCAGTTTGGCCGTCTTAAAGACATATACTTGCCTCGAGATTATTACACTGG GGAGCCCCGTGGATTTGGGTTTATTCAGTTTTATGAACCGGAGGATGCTGCTGAAGCTAAGTACCAAATGGATGGGCAGATACTTCTTGGCAGGGAACTAACTGTTGTATTTGCAGAAGAGAACAGGAAGAAGCCATCGGAGATGAGGGCAAGAGAGAGAACAACAAG GGGTCGAACTCATGATTACAGACGCTCTCGTTCTCCTCGGTACTCCCGCTCAAGGTCTCCTCGACGGTCTCGCTCTCCCCCAAAAGCTAGATCTCGGTCCCACAGCCGAAGCTATCATTCACCTTCTCCTCGAAGGAAGCATCAGTCGAG ATCTGTTTCACCTCGAGAGAGGAAGTACCAGCAAGAGAGGTCAGATTCTCGCTCTCCCGTGGACAGCAGATCGAGGAGCAGGAGCCTTGCTGACGACTACCCGACGAGTAAGCCGTCCCATAGAGAGAGGTCCCTATCTGTCAGCCAGTGA